The proteins below come from a single Antennarius striatus isolate MH-2024 chromosome 18, ASM4005453v1, whole genome shotgun sequence genomic window:
- the plppr4a gene encoding phospholipid phosphatase-related protein type 4 translates to MSRAKERLKGGSDTKDSVTLLPCFYFVELPILASSVISLYFLELTDIFQPVHSGYSCNDRTLSLPYILPRQEVCPLPLLFSLAFATPTATILIGEAILYCYLSRRSSATQTEANINAAGCNFNSYIRRAVRFIGVHVFGLCVTALITDILQLSTGQHTPYWLDVCKPNLTHINVSTCDEAFILEDICSGQDLELINAGRKSFPSQHATLAAFAAVYISMYFNTVLTDSAKLLKPLVVFSFVMLAILAGLTRIIQFRNHPVDVYCGWLLGAAIAVYLGVYAVGNFQPSEDWSRRRPLPPILREPPLSSLPNVSQSTISNSHQGHHTLAPSQPEPIITRTSSHTLSPNRPEPILMRSSSYREPSLSNMKRASAEVEVITPSSPLGSHDNMTTFSSSTLPRSHGGSSLEEGRIPRRHASIHASMDSTRSKQLLSQWKNKNDNRKLSLQVMDGIRPASSSSPQRNMELRCSSEPSAMGLEVDFRGGTHLPAVGSQEAELRAGAHIPAQYMKLAASSVPMSNHNHLPHNGSSGLSGGTRVSIQPRPGSSQLVHIPEEENLTSRDQESESEDSIMDGGGSVREKWLRVAEKTTLPCRPLSAGGQPRLMQVIALSKQQGLLHSPRSEDGGSTLSCTGSIRYRALTDQDPSPPASTTGVVLGGGGLERSGSIVRVEAHPESRSQKPVVKPPSTDGSGSWRWKPPEQRASLRQSTFTHNDLNRHTDSCDSLRDGGSVDGRRSVTGTEMESEGCGDGGGGGGGVHPNYPYIVHPLHPLFPHNNFQHPNMNQSNPSNQNFSNAHINLNINSTNSNMPFAPTVTFAPPFHPHPQAITTIRVTPVEGTAASSDGGSDCQSVASSSRESTLKRKGGSNMAHGPERGPTPDPDNNHDANRIDKDSSIRFQENLRSFQENPIHPMHPNRQLQGVFGRPSPTPPPTLPRPILTHTPPPTLGLAYKE, encoded by the exons ATGTCCCGCGCCAAGGAGCGGCTGAAAGGCGGGAGTGACACCAAGGACAGCGTCACGCTGCTgccgtgcttttattttgtagag CTCCCAATCCTGGCCTCTTCTGTCATCAGTCTTTACTTCTTGGAGCTGACAGATATTTTCCAGCCGGTGCATTCTGGGTACAGTTGCAACGACCGCACCCTGTCTCTCCCCTACATCCTACCGAGACAAGAAGTCTGTCCACTGCCTCTGCTCTTCAGCTTGGCTTTTGCTACGCCCACCGCCACA attTTGATAGGAGAGGCCATTCTGTACTGCTATCTATCCAGAAGGTCATCAGCCACACAGACTGAGGCGAACATCAATGCTGCAGGATGTAATTTCAACTCCTACATTCGCAGGGCTGTGCGCTTCATAG GCGTCCATGTGTTTGGCCTGTGTGTGACGGCGCTGATAACCGACATCCTCCAGCTGTCCACTGGTCAACACACCCCTTACTGGTTGGACGTGTGTAAACCCAACCTGACCCACATCAACGTGTCCACCTGTGATGAAGCTTTCATTCTGGAGGATATCTGTTCTGGACAAGATTTAGAGCTGATCAATGCTGGGAG aaaATCGTTCCCGTCCCAGCATGCAACTCTGGCTGCCTTTGCTGCTGTCTACATCTCA ATGTACTTCAACACAGTTTTGACCGACTCGGCCAAGCTGCTGAAGCCCCTGGTGGTGTTCTCTTTCGTCATGTTGGCCATCCTTGCTGGGTTAACCAGGATCATCCAGTTCAGAAACCATCCTGTTGACGTCTACTGTGGATGGTTACTGGGAGCAGCCATCGCTGTTTATCTG GGCGTGTATGCAGTGGGAAATTTCCAGCCTAGTGAAGACTGGTCAAGACGTCGACCTCTGCCCCCCATCCTAAGAGAGCCCCCCCTCTCTTCACTGCCAAATGTCAGCCAGTCAACAATTAGCAACAGCCACCAAG GTCACCACACTCTGGCTCCCAGCCAACCGGAGCCAATCATCACCAGAACCTCTTCCCACACTCTGTCTCCCAACCGACCAGAACCCATCCTGATGCGAAGCTCCTCGTACCGAGAGCCCTCCCTGTCCAATATGAAGAGAGCGAGCGCTGAGGTGGAGGTGATAACTCCTTCAAGCCCCCTGGGGAGCCATGATAACATGACGACTTTCAGCAGCAGCACACTCCCGAG GTCCCATGGAGGCTCCTCTTTAGAGGAGGGTCGCATTCCTCGCCGCCACGCTTCCATCCACGCCTCAATGGACTCGACCCGATCCAAACAGCTGCTCAGCCAGTGGAAGAATAAGAACGATAATAGGAAACTGTCCCTGCAGGTGATGGACGGAATAAGAccagcctcctcctcatctcctcagagAAACATGGAGCTGCGCTGCTCCTCTGAACCTTCTGCCATGGGCCTGGAGGTGGATTTCCGTGGAGGAACACACCTGCCAGCAGTCGGCAGCCAGGAAGCAGAGCTTCGTGCTGGGGCCCATATCCCAGCTCAGTACATGAAACTAGCCGCAAGCTCTGTTCCCATGAGCAATCATAACCACTTGCCTCATAACGGTAGCTCCGGATTGTCTGGCGGGACAAGAGTTTCTATTCAACCTCGGCCCGGATCTTCTCAGCTTGTTCACATTCCTGAGGAGGAAAACCTGACCAGCAGGGATCAGGAGAGCGAATCAGAGGACAGCATCATGGATGGCGGTGGGTCAGTGAGGGAAAAGTGGCTGAGAGTAGCTGAGAAGACCACCTTGCCTTGCAGGCCACTCAGCGCTGGAGGACAGCCTCGCCTTATGCAG GTAATAGCCTTATCAAAGCAGCAGGGTCTGCTTCACTCTCCTCGGTCTGAAGACGGTGGCAGCACATTGAGCTGCACTGGATCCATTCGGTATCGAGCCTTAACGGACCAGGACCCGTCGCCACCAGCCTCCACCACGGGAGTCGTGTTAGGAGGAG GAGGTTTGGAACGGTCTGGCAGTATAGTCCGTGTTGAAGCCCACCCAGAGTCTAGATCACAGAAGCCTGTGGTGAAGCCTCCGAGCACCGACGGAAGCGGATCCTGGAGGTGGAAACCACCTGAACAACGAGCTTCTCTGAGACAGTCGACTTTCACCCACAACGAcctgaacagacacacagacagctgCGATTCCCTGAGGGATGGAGGGTCGGTGGACGGGCGGAGGAGTGTGACAGGGACCGAAATGGAAAGTGAAggatgtggagatggagggggaggaggaggaggtgtacATCCCAACTATCCGTATATTGTGCATCCTTTACATCCCTTATTTCCCCATAACAACTTCCAGCATCCAAACATGAATCAAAGCAACCCCAGCAATCAAAATTTTAGTAACGCCCACATTAACCTCAACATCAACTCTACAAACTCCAACATGCCGTTTGCACCCACCGTCACCTTCGCTCCTCCCTTCCACCCTCACCCTCAGGCCATCACCACCATCCGGGTCACCCCGGTGGAAGGGACGGCTGCCAGCAGCGACGGCGGCTCGGACTGCCAGTCGGTCGCCTCTTCTAGTCGCGAGTCGACCCTGAAGAGGAAGGGCGGCTCCAACATGGCCCACGGCCCCGAACGGGGACCCACTCCGGACCCGGATAACAACCACGACGCCAACCGCATCGACAAGGATAGCAGCATCCGTTTCCAAGAAAACCTTCGCAGTTTTCAAGAGAATCCCATCCACCCCATGCACCCCAACAGGCAGCTGCAGGGCGTGTTCGGCCGTCCAAGTCCAACCCCTCCCCCTACCTTACCCCGCCCCATCCTGACTCACACTCCGCCTCCTACTCTGGGGTTGGCCTACAAAGAATGA
- the tyw3 gene encoding tRNA wybutosine-synthesizing protein 3 homolog, with protein sequence MEKTFRHWKKQSLTKLDQSKKGSVDVEIRHVVSLLNGCEEFFTTSSCAGRVILIEGAPEKGDVQKQNCVWLFVSHQKCRSDDLISGLTGSSGSAVLKFEPLVVHVQCRQLDDAKLLHSVAVNSGFRNSGITFGKTGKIMMAVRSTHGLEVPLSFEGKLLVDQEYIRFLAQVANQKMEENHKRIDRFYHNLQSALSTRKLQKLQIPDSQDDPPGLETVTGIKPEDKMKRSRRKKEQVYQTDCCNNDSGVVPELHECLDLFT encoded by the exons ATGGAGAAAACGTTCCGTCACTGGAAGAAGCAAAGTCTGACCAAGCTGGACCAGAGCAAGAAGGGCAGCGTGGACGTGGAAATCCGACACGTCGTGTCGCTGCTGAACGGCTGTGAGGAGTTCTTCACCACCAGCTCCTGCGCCGGGAGGGTCATCCTGATCGAGGGG GCCCCAGAAAAAGGTGACGTCCAGAAACAGAATTGTGTTTGGCTCTTTGTCTCACATCAGAAATGCAGATCAGACGACTTG ATATCTGGACTGACCGGTTCCAGTGGATCTGCAGTGTTGAAGTTcgagcccctggtggtccacgTTCAGTGTAGACAGCTGGACGATGCAAAGCTGCTG CACTCGGTGGCTGTAAACTCCGGTTTCAGGAACTCTGGTATCACCTTCGGAAAGACGGGGAAAATCATGATG GCAGTCCGTAGTACCCATGGCCTGGAGGTTCCTCTAAGTTTTGAAGGAAAGCTGCTGGTTGATCAAGAATATATACGTTTCCTAGCTCAGGTAGCCAATCAGAAGATGGAGGAGAATCATAAGAGGATTGACAG GTTCTACCACAATCTCCAGTCAGCATTATCTACAAGAAAGCTGCAAAAACTACAAATCCCAGATTCACAGGATGACCCTCCTGGGCTGGAGACAGTGACAGGGATAAAACCGGaggacaaaatgaaaagaagtaGGCGTAAAAAAGAACAAGTGTATCAGACGGACTGCTGTAACAACGATTCAGGCGTTGTTCCAGAGCTACACGAGTGTCTGGATCTGTTCACGTGA